In one window of Dyella thiooxydans DNA:
- a CDS encoding DUF1801 domain-containing protein translates to MVTRKTEKPQRPAAANVRKPAANRAPSPIALPETMNGKASQAKAAVGDKPVFAYIASLPQPQRGIAERIDRLAADTLPGLERSVKWGMAYYGVGDGWCFSCGAFAGHVKLMFVNGTTLDPVPPVTPVAMGKATRGVELASLGDIDEDQVVAWMRQIAAKPGVGKRPARK, encoded by the coding sequence ATGGTGACCCGCAAGACAGAAAAGCCGCAGCGCCCCGCCGCGGCGAACGTACGCAAGCCCGCCGCCAACCGCGCCCCCTCCCCCATTGCCCTGCCCGAAACCATGAACGGCAAGGCCAGCCAGGCCAAGGCCGCCGTCGGCGACAAGCCGGTGTTCGCCTATATCGCCAGCCTGCCGCAACCGCAGCGCGGCATTGCCGAACGTATCGACCGCCTGGCCGCCGACACCCTGCCCGGCCTGGAGCGCAGCGTGAAATGGGGCATGGCGTACTACGGCGTGGGCGATGGCTGGTGCTTCAGCTGCGGCGCGTTCGCCGGCCACGTCAAGCTGATGTTCGTCAACGGCACGACGCTCGACCCGGTGCCGCCGGTGACGCCGGTCGCCATGGGCAAGGCGACGCGGGGCGTGGAGCTGGCCTCGCTGGGCGACATCGACGAGGACCAGGTCGTGGCGTGGATGCGGCAGATCGCTGCGAAGCCGGGCGTGGGGAAGCGGCCGGCAAGGAAGTGA
- a CDS encoding DUF4019 domain-containing protein, protein MLARLCLGVLVALPAFALASTGQAVRVQQPSPGHYELTATFDGSTDVETAQRLLVPEAAKRCGKQPYSLGHYTFSTSAPVAPGNGEATPQITIVQQVTCGASASADPNRPQQNDDWHPGPADQEIIRKRTLAYLEAKDRDDFKSALAMVAEPTRGMMAHSQWQDARRAFNAAAGPVSSREVIAISWFDHPPGAPPGWYATADYTATYASAAFYCGYLAWMRQPDGSFAMIREDEGKLSPSQAAAVPPDRMASVKAQLGCKR, encoded by the coding sequence ATGCTCGCCCGTCTCTGCCTCGGTGTCCTGGTCGCCCTGCCCGCCTTTGCGCTTGCCAGCACCGGACAAGCTGTCCGGGTGCAGCAGCCGTCCCCTGGCCACTACGAGCTCACCGCTACCTTCGATGGCAGCACAGACGTGGAAACGGCCCAACGGCTTCTGGTGCCAGAGGCGGCGAAACGCTGCGGCAAGCAGCCCTACTCGCTGGGCCACTACACATTTTCGACTTCCGCGCCGGTAGCCCCGGGAAACGGTGAAGCAACGCCGCAGATCACCATCGTCCAGCAGGTCACCTGCGGCGCGTCTGCATCAGCGGACCCGAATCGGCCGCAACAGAACGACGATTGGCACCCCGGCCCGGCCGACCAGGAGATCATCCGGAAGCGCACGCTCGCCTACCTGGAGGCCAAGGATCGAGACGATTTCAAGAGTGCGCTGGCGATGGTGGCCGAACCAACGCGCGGCATGATGGCCCACTCGCAATGGCAGGATGCGCGACGCGCATTCAACGCAGCAGCGGGACCCGTCAGCAGCCGCGAGGTGATCGCCATCAGCTGGTTCGACCACCCGCCTGGGGCGCCACCAGGCTGGTACGCAACGGCCGACTACACCGCCACCTACGCAAGCGCTGCGTTCTATTGCGGCTACCTGGCCTGGATGCGCCAACCCGACGGCAGCTTTGCGATGATCCGCGAGGACGAAGGAAAACTATCCCCGTCCCAGGCAGCCGCCGTTCCTCCTGACCGCATGGCCAGCGTGAAAGCCCAGCTGGGTTGCAAGCGCTAG
- a CDS encoding Atxe2 family lasso peptide isopeptidase, with amino-acid sequence MFGNMTSRRVCFAVAAVGLGLAVHAGGAVSSPGIASVSIRQLVEVVDIGSVSASPDGRWVAFRTERASVERNTYDTAWYVQPVDGSGPPRRLGEGGAPLRTTGGLSARAPVLWSPDGRWIFYRAVFAGRVEVWRAAVDGSRTEPVVQDPANVRQFSLSADGSALTYSVGATREAVRDAERAEYDRGVHIDRTVPLGDDLYRSGFHEGRLATQRLVDNELERFPLLHQEPDHWKAVDLATGVIHALAADALPAKSAVTAGFPKRFGKIVAVAEDHGSGHFALLVRPGHEGREAERSSPELAMLHTKASRRLTRCTAAPCVGKPITNIVWRPGGAEVVFTVTAPDNRQSIFRWKVASGAVVPVVASSGQVGGGGRWEPGSCGVSPDALVCVTARADRPPRLERIELDSGKRDVLFDPNEALAHNMAQSVPVREIHWVDAQGTRFSGQFYPAKPQGHKPPPLFIAYYRCSGFLRGGVGDEWPLAPLALHGISALCINAPPTPSDAVKRYRQGQSAVESAVAYLGSRGDIDPDRVGMGGLSFGAEVAMWNAMYSRVPRAISVSTPVVSPMARTLFGLWGDVYASRLKRFWQLGSPKETPERWRLLSPYYDVGRIKVPVLMQMSEQEYRSGLDYMVPLIREHRADVYVFPNEPHQKFQPRHKLAVYQRNLDWFRFWLLGMKDADPAKSEQYARWEKMRQSLPGALAGW; translated from the coding sequence GTGTTCGGAAACATGACTTCAAGAAGGGTGTGCTTCGCGGTCGCGGCGGTGGGCCTCGGCCTGGCGGTGCATGCGGGCGGCGCGGTGTCCTCGCCGGGCATCGCATCCGTCTCCATCCGGCAACTGGTGGAGGTGGTCGACATCGGCAGCGTGTCGGCGTCGCCGGATGGTCGGTGGGTGGCGTTTCGTACCGAACGGGCGTCGGTGGAGCGCAATACGTATGACACGGCCTGGTACGTGCAGCCTGTCGATGGCTCTGGCCCGCCGAGGCGGCTGGGGGAGGGCGGCGCACCGTTGCGGACTACCGGCGGACTGTCCGCGCGGGCGCCGGTGCTCTGGTCGCCGGATGGGCGCTGGATCTTCTATCGCGCGGTGTTCGCCGGCCGGGTGGAGGTGTGGCGTGCGGCGGTGGATGGATCCCGCACCGAGCCAGTGGTGCAGGACCCGGCCAATGTCCGCCAATTTTCGTTGAGTGCCGATGGATCGGCCCTGACCTACAGCGTCGGCGCCACCCGCGAGGCGGTGAGAGACGCGGAGCGGGCGGAATACGACCGCGGCGTGCACATCGACCGAACCGTGCCGCTCGGCGACGACCTTTACCGCTCGGGCTTCCACGAGGGCCGCCTCGCCACGCAGCGTCTGGTGGATAACGAGCTGGAGCGGTTTCCCCTGCTTCACCAGGAGCCGGATCACTGGAAGGCGGTGGATCTGGCGACGGGCGTTATCCACGCACTGGCGGCCGATGCGCTGCCGGCAAAGTCCGCGGTGACGGCTGGATTTCCGAAACGATTCGGCAAGATCGTCGCGGTGGCAGAAGACCATGGCAGCGGCCACTTCGCCCTTCTTGTTCGCCCGGGCCACGAAGGCCGCGAGGCGGAGCGCTCGTCACCCGAGCTGGCGATGCTGCACACGAAGGCCTCCCGCAGATTGACGAGATGCACAGCAGCCCCCTGCGTCGGCAAGCCGATCACCAACATCGTCTGGCGGCCGGGAGGTGCAGAGGTCGTCTTCACCGTGACGGCGCCGGACAACCGCCAGTCGATCTTCCGCTGGAAGGTGGCGAGCGGAGCGGTGGTGCCCGTGGTGGCATCCAGCGGGCAGGTGGGCGGTGGCGGACGCTGGGAGCCGGGTTCGTGTGGCGTGTCACCCGACGCGCTTGTCTGCGTCACGGCGAGGGCGGATCGACCGCCTCGACTGGAGCGGATCGAGCTGGATTCGGGAAAGCGCGATGTGCTGTTCGACCCGAACGAGGCCTTGGCGCACAACATGGCGCAGTCGGTGCCGGTGCGGGAAATCCATTGGGTGGACGCCCAGGGCACGCGGTTCTCCGGACAGTTCTACCCGGCGAAGCCGCAAGGCCACAAGCCACCTCCGTTGTTCATCGCCTACTACCGATGCTCGGGCTTCCTGCGTGGCGGGGTAGGGGACGAGTGGCCGCTCGCCCCGCTGGCGCTGCACGGCATATCGGCGCTTTGCATCAATGCGCCGCCGACGCCGTCCGACGCCGTGAAGCGCTACCGACAGGGACAGTCCGCGGTGGAGAGTGCGGTGGCTTATCTCGGCTCGCGCGGCGACATAGATCCGGATCGGGTAGGGATGGGCGGCCTCAGCTTCGGTGCGGAAGTGGCCATGTGGAACGCCATGTATTCGCGCGTTCCCCGTGCGATATCGGTGAGCACGCCGGTGGTCTCCCCGATGGCGCGGACCCTGTTCGGACTCTGGGGTGACGTGTACGCCTCCCGGTTGAAGCGGTTCTGGCAGCTCGGCTCCCCCAAGGAGACACCGGAGCGCTGGCGACTGCTCTCGCCGTACTACGACGTGGGGCGCATCAAGGTGCCCGTGTTGATGCAAATGTCCGAGCAGGAATACCGATCCGGGCTCGACTACATGGTGCCCTTGATCCGCGAGCACCGGGCCGACGTCTACGTGTTCCCGAACGAACCGCACCAGAAGTTCCAGCCACGGCACAAGCTGGCGGTTTATCAGCGCAATCTGGACTGGTTCCGCTTCTGGCTGCTGGGCATGAAGGACGCAGATCCCGCCAAAAGCGAGCAGTACGCACGATGGGAAAAGATGCGGCAGAGCTTGCCCGGCGCGCTTGCGGGATGGTGA
- a CDS encoding lasso peptide biosynthesis B2 protein, with amino-acid sequence MDMLRLRDDLSFCLVDGHPIFLDIRKDRYFRLSGELERLFLGHIDNTAHSRQELAPLIERDILTWTLPRNCLQSVAVPTASCSALESTPAREAFHPGVAAEVLATVCWTQIQLKTRPLKAILDHLIDRRLRRATQAHDQKRKHVLSETSNFLNARKFVPIETCCLLDSLSIARFLARRHLHANIVFGVTGDPFSAHCWAQFDDAVLSDTIGHIRAYSVIRVI; translated from the coding sequence ATGGACATGCTCAGGCTTCGCGACGACCTTTCCTTCTGCCTGGTCGATGGCCACCCGATCTTTCTCGACATTCGAAAAGACAGGTATTTCCGCCTGTCCGGCGAACTCGAGCGACTGTTCCTTGGCCACATCGACAACACCGCTCATTCACGGCAGGAGCTGGCTCCGCTGATCGAGCGCGACATCCTCACCTGGACGCTTCCGCGCAACTGTCTCCAAAGCGTCGCCGTTCCGACCGCGTCTTGTAGCGCACTGGAGTCCACACCCGCACGTGAAGCCTTCCATCCCGGGGTCGCAGCCGAAGTATTGGCCACCGTCTGCTGGACGCAGATCCAGCTGAAGACGCGCCCGTTGAAGGCCATCCTCGACCATCTCATCGATCGTCGACTCCGGAGAGCCACACAGGCGCACGATCAAAAACGGAAGCATGTCCTGAGCGAGACATCGAACTTCCTCAACGCGCGCAAGTTCGTACCCATCGAAACCTGCTGTCTGCTCGACTCGCTTTCGATCGCCCGCTTTCTCGCCAGAAGGCACCTGCACGCCAACATTGTCTTTGGCGTTACCGGCGATCCCTTCTCGGCACATTGCTGGGCGCAGTTCGATGACGCCGTGCTGAGTGACACGATTGGGCACATCCGGGCCTACTCGGTGATCCGGGTGATCTGA
- a CDS encoding benenodin family lasso peptide produces MNTNENIREQQDDVIELGVASVETQGIGEPVDEMFGRLTEAGISQ; encoded by the coding sequence ATGAACACGAACGAGAACATCCGCGAGCAGCAGGACGATGTCATCGAGCTCGGCGTCGCCAGTGTCGAGACGCAGGGCATCGGCGAGCCGGTCGATGAAATGTTCGGTCGGCTGACCGAAGCAGGCATCTCCCAGTGA
- a CDS encoding VPS10 domain-containing protein, producing the protein MRLRHRLALLTLGITTALAARASVDPSLYQDLHWRLIGPFRGGRVLTVAGVPGDNRHFYFGAVDGGVWATQDAGRTWQPIFDDEKVGSIGALAVAPSDPKTLYVGTGEADMRSDIAHGNGMYKSTDGGRHWSHIGLEDSRQIASVLVDPRDPDVVFVASLGHAYGPNAERGVFRSRDGGKSWRKVLFKNDDTGAIDLAFKPGDPDTIYAALWQTRRPPWSVYPPSNGPGSGLYVSHDGGEHWSPLQGHGFAAHPGRIGIAVAPSEPDRVYALVDAPAGEGGLYRSDDGGAHWKHLTSDQRIWQRGWYFCRLTVDPKNADRVYVMNTIVLRSDDGGKKFIALKGDPTGDDFHQMWIDPTNPDRQILGVDQGALVTLNGGKTWSSWYNQPTAQIYHVSTDNRFPYWVYGAQQDSGAVALPSRTGNGDGITMEQFHEVTAGGESDMIAPDPDDPDIVYGGRVDKLDTRTEQTRSVDPTLAYPAAHYRAAWTLPLTFSKRDHKVLYFANQRLFRTNDGGEHWAPISPDLTREDAGVPANLDAPTAADDSHLDKRRGVIYTIAPSPLDAKVLWVGTDDGLVWRTEDEGAHWQPVTPQALTPWSKVAGIEPSHFDPDTAYLAIDRHRLDDDTPYLYRTTDGGKAWTRIDTGIPRDSFVNVVREDPRHRGLLYAGTERGMYVSFDDGAHWQALQQNLPMTSVRDIDVHGDDLVIATHGRGFWIMDDVTALRQMAGLHADTATLFRPADAIRVRRARFTGTPFPKDEPMAANPPDGAMIDYALPTGVKGAVTLTVFDAQGKPVRSFSSAEPVTRPDPAKLAVAPEWVPAPMRLSTAPGMHRFVWDLHYPSQLPAETDSPQEKSGVWAPPGQYTVELQVNGHRYRQPLLLKADPRVKVSTAAMQREFELARKVEEASARAARASTEAGKLLKALDALPQTTLHTQVEALMAKAQDLSGVVVHPDPRNSMGTPPRRTDSLRALSMNLAKLEQAVDGADADPSPDAKASYAELSKTLDATIEAWQRLKRSDLADLNARLKAAGAKPIAL; encoded by the coding sequence ATGCGTCTGCGCCATCGCCTCGCCCTGCTCACCCTCGGGATCACCACGGCGCTGGCCGCGCGGGCCTCCGTCGATCCGTCGCTGTACCAGGATCTGCACTGGCGCCTGATCGGCCCCTTCCGCGGCGGGCGCGTGCTGACCGTGGCGGGCGTACCGGGCGACAACCGGCACTTCTATTTCGGCGCAGTGGACGGCGGGGTCTGGGCCACCCAGGACGCCGGTCGCACCTGGCAGCCGATCTTCGACGACGAGAAGGTCGGTTCGATCGGCGCGCTGGCGGTGGCGCCGTCCGACCCGAAGACGCTCTACGTGGGCACCGGCGAAGCCGACATGCGTTCGGACATCGCGCACGGCAATGGCATGTACAAGAGCACCGACGGCGGCCGGCACTGGTCGCACATCGGGCTGGAAGACAGCCGGCAGATCGCCAGCGTGCTGGTCGACCCGCGCGATCCGGACGTGGTGTTCGTCGCCTCGCTTGGCCACGCCTACGGTCCGAACGCCGAACGCGGCGTATTCCGCTCGCGCGACGGCGGCAAGAGCTGGCGCAAGGTGCTGTTCAAGAACGACGACACCGGCGCGATCGACCTGGCCTTCAAGCCCGGCGATCCGGACACGATCTACGCCGCGCTGTGGCAGACCCGCCGCCCGCCGTGGAGCGTCTACCCGCCCTCGAACGGCCCGGGCAGCGGGCTGTACGTATCGCACGACGGCGGCGAGCACTGGAGCCCGCTGCAGGGCCACGGCTTCGCGGCCCATCCCGGCCGCATCGGCATCGCAGTGGCGCCGAGCGAACCGGACCGGGTGTACGCCCTGGTCGATGCGCCGGCCGGCGAAGGCGGCCTGTACCGCTCCGACGACGGCGGCGCGCACTGGAAGCACCTGACCTCCGACCAGCGCATCTGGCAGCGCGGCTGGTATTTCTGCCGGCTCACGGTGGACCCGAAGAACGCCGACCGCGTCTACGTGATGAACACCATCGTGCTGCGCTCGGACGACGGCGGCAAAAAATTCATCGCGCTCAAGGGCGACCCCACCGGCGACGACTTCCACCAGATGTGGATCGACCCGACCAATCCGGACCGGCAGATCCTCGGCGTCGACCAGGGCGCGCTGGTCACGCTCAACGGCGGCAAGACCTGGAGCAGCTGGTACAACCAGCCCACCGCGCAGATCTACCACGTCAGCACCGACAACCGCTTCCCGTACTGGGTCTACGGGGCGCAGCAGGATTCCGGCGCGGTGGCGCTGCCCAGCCGCACCGGCAACGGCGACGGCATCACCATGGAGCAGTTCCACGAGGTCACCGCCGGCGGCGAGAGCGACATGATCGCGCCGGATCCGGACGATCCGGACATCGTGTACGGCGGCCGGGTGGACAAGCTGGACACCCGCACCGAACAGACCCGCAGCGTCGATCCCACCCTCGCCTACCCCGCCGCGCACTACCGTGCCGCCTGGACGCTGCCGCTGACCTTCTCCAAGCGCGACCACAAGGTGCTGTACTTCGCCAACCAGCGCCTGTTCCGCACCAACGACGGCGGCGAGCACTGGGCGCCGATCAGCCCCGACCTGACCCGCGAGGACGCCGGCGTGCCGGCCAACCTCGACGCTCCCACCGCGGCCGACGACAGCCACCTCGACAAGCGACGTGGCGTGATCTACACCATCGCGCCCTCACCGCTCGACGCCAAGGTGCTGTGGGTGGGCACCGACGACGGCCTGGTCTGGCGCACCGAGGACGAGGGCGCGCACTGGCAGCCGGTCACGCCGCAGGCGCTGACGCCGTGGTCCAAGGTCGCCGGCATCGAGCCCTCGCACTTCGACCCGGACACCGCCTACCTGGCGATCGACCGGCACCGGCTGGACGACGACACGCCCTACCTCTACCGCACCACCGACGGCGGCAAAGCCTGGACGCGCATCGACACCGGCATCCCGCGCGACAGCTTCGTCAACGTGGTGCGCGAGGATCCAAGGCACCGCGGCCTGCTCTACGCCGGCACCGAACGGGGCATGTACGTCTCGTTCGACGACGGCGCCCACTGGCAGGCGCTGCAGCAGAACCTGCCGATGACCTCGGTGCGCGACATCGACGTGCACGGCGACGACCTGGTGATCGCCACCCACGGCCGCGGCTTCTGGATCATGGACGACGTCACCGCGCTGCGGCAGATGGCCGGCCTGCACGCGGACACGGCCACCCTGTTCCGGCCGGCCGATGCCATCCGCGTTCGCCGCGCCCGCTTCACCGGCACCCCGTTCCCGAAGGACGAGCCCATGGCGGCCAATCCGCCGGACGGCGCCATGATCGACTACGCGCTGCCGACCGGGGTGAAGGGCGCGGTGACGCTGACCGTGTTCGATGCCCAGGGCAAGCCGGTGCGCAGCTTCAGCAGTGCCGAGCCGGTGACCAGGCCCGATCCGGCCAAGCTCGCCGTCGCACCGGAGTGGGTGCCGGCACCGATGCGCCTGTCCACCGCACCGGGCATGCATCGCTTCGTGTGGGATCTGCACTATCCGTCGCAGCTGCCCGCCGAGACCGACAGCCCGCAAGAGAAGAGCGGCGTGTGGGCGCCGCCCGGCCAGTACACCGTCGAGCTGCAGGTGAACGGTCACCGCTACCGGCAGCCACTACTGCTGAAGGCCGACCCGCGCGTAAAAGTGTCGACAGCCGCCATGCAACGCGAGTTCGAACTGGCGCGCAAGGTGGAGGAAGCCTCGGCGCGCGCCGCCCGCGCCAGCACCGAAGCGGGCAAGCTGCTCAAGGCACTGGACGCCCTGCCGCAGACCACCCTGCATACCCAGGTCGAAGCCCTGATGGCCAAGGCGCAGGACCTGTCCGGCGTTGTCGTGCATCCCGACCCGCGCAACTCGATGGGCACCCCGCCGCGACGCACCGACAGCCTGCGCGCCCTGTCGATGAACCTGGCCAAGCTCGAACAGGCCGTCGACGGCGCCGACGCCGACCCCAGCCCGGATGCGAAGGCATCGTATGCCGAACTGTCGAAAACACTGGATGCCACGATCGAGGCATGGCAGCGGTTGAAGCGCAGTGATCTGGCCGATCTCAATGCCCGCCTGAAGGCAGCCGGGGCCAAACCGATCGCGCTGTAG
- a CDS encoding GntR family transcriptional regulator has product MNAAHSKSAFVYRQVKRALQSGRYAPGQRIDPGRLAEEFHTSPTPVRFALYRLVGEGLVADHARNGLHVPLLTELALRDLYDWMERMLLMACDIGIAPPDEATAQLQLSSTDDDLVDITWQLFDAIAEASGHGALRHAVMQANDRLTPVRRANLGLVKHTYEELVALLDHWQRRDIPALRASLRQYHERRKQAVPHIVAALNDRTDGHH; this is encoded by the coding sequence ATGAATGCAGCCCACTCCAAGAGCGCGTTCGTCTACCGGCAGGTGAAGCGCGCGTTGCAATCGGGGCGCTATGCCCCCGGCCAGCGCATCGATCCCGGCAGGCTGGCCGAAGAGTTTCATACCAGCCCCACGCCCGTGCGTTTTGCCCTTTACCGACTGGTGGGCGAAGGCCTGGTGGCCGACCACGCGCGCAACGGCCTGCATGTGCCGCTGCTTACCGAGCTGGCCCTGCGCGACCTGTACGACTGGATGGAGCGCATGCTGCTGATGGCCTGCGACATCGGCATCGCTCCGCCGGATGAAGCCACCGCCCAACTGCAATTGAGCTCCACCGACGACGACCTGGTGGACATCACCTGGCAGCTGTTCGACGCCATCGCCGAAGCTTCCGGCCACGGCGCGCTGCGCCACGCCGTGATGCAGGCCAACGACCGCCTCACCCCGGTACGGCGGGCCAACCTGGGGCTGGTGAAGCACACCTACGAAGAGCTCGTCGCACTGCTCGATCACTGGCAACGTCGTGACATTCCCGCGTTGCGCGCCTCACTGCGGCAATACCACGAGCGCCGCAAGCAGGCCGTGCCGCACATCGTGGCGGCACTGAACGACCGCACCGACGGGCACCACTGA
- a CDS encoding AraC family transcriptional regulator — protein MTATVSNYHARMQRVLDYIDRHLDDDLDLEAVSRVAAFSKFHFHRQFVATFGLSLHRYVQLARMKRASRRLAWNDAESVTDIAMDAGYEAPDAFARAFRQRFGQSPSSFRRSPDWAPWIAALGPLDNARNKLMQIIFTRDDVTIRDVPPMPVAMIEHRGDRATLGTTIERFKTWCKARGLSPETGRPSLMVFRSERCPANPADYSMDLCVGTDQPVETNDQGMRAGVIPGGRCAVLRYPGNTNDLEPAALFLYRDWLPDSGEEMRDFPIYCQRRLSLAPDASTPEVFLELFLPLI, from the coding sequence ATGACGGCAACGGTTAGCAACTATCACGCGCGGATGCAGCGCGTGCTGGACTATATCGATCGGCACCTTGACGATGATCTGGATCTGGAAGCGGTCAGCCGTGTCGCCGCCTTCTCGAAGTTTCATTTCCATCGACAGTTTGTGGCGACCTTCGGGTTGTCCCTGCATCGCTATGTCCAACTGGCCCGCATGAAACGTGCATCGCGCCGGCTGGCTTGGAACGACGCCGAAAGCGTCACCGACATTGCGATGGATGCAGGCTACGAGGCGCCCGATGCCTTCGCCCGTGCTTTTCGCCAGCGGTTCGGGCAGTCGCCGTCGTCGTTCCGGAGGTCGCCCGACTGGGCGCCGTGGATAGCCGCCTTAGGGCCTCTGGACAACGCAAGGAACAAGCTCATGCAGATTATCTTTACCCGCGACGACGTGACGATCCGTGACGTGCCCCCGATGCCGGTGGCGATGATCGAGCATCGAGGCGATCGGGCAACGCTCGGCACGACGATCGAGCGATTCAAGACCTGGTGCAAGGCCAGGGGCCTGTCGCCCGAAACCGGGCGACCCAGCTTGATGGTGTTTCGATCCGAGCGGTGTCCCGCCAACCCGGCCGACTACAGCATGGATCTGTGTGTGGGGACTGATCAGCCGGTCGAGACGAACGACCAGGGGATGAGGGCCGGCGTGATCCCTGGCGGACGCTGTGCGGTGCTGCGCTATCCCGGCAATACCAACGATCTCGAGCCCGCCGCGCTCTTCCTCTACCGCGACTGGCTTCCGGACAGCGGTGAGGAGATGCGCGACTTCCCGATCTATTGCCAGCGGCGGCTCTCCCTCGCGCCGGATGCGTCGACGCCTGAGGTCTTCCTGGAGTTGTTCCTGCCGCTGATATAG
- a CDS encoding asparagine synthetase B family protein: MRPSYLLLHDPHGLDPEVLQRAQHEEGLRVLVQSNALALFASEGTRALQLPRGAIIVGDLYSHDGHPVLDANQLDCDGTDAAPRRRILNDFWGEYIVISPDRHNPSSFSVMRSPSHACELPCLYSTTDGASFLTSDISLALRLGIYRKHVDFDTLALRLVYPSLKASRTGLSGITELLPGCSVQICEGRVRVDQAWSPWGFVGAANAYEDPGEAATAVRNTIESVVSTLASQDGTLLLELSGGLDSSIIAVCLKQAAAEVKCATLTAPVPGADEREYANPIATMLGIELITTEVAFGDALLEFPLPPTAVNPAVGALQHVSDKLMEATAARVGANSYFSGAGGDTVLCYLTDASPAADAFRSAGVSQGFRTLHDLSTFHQCTYWKAGRLALKKLMPSSTLPYKADTSLVPQSVALPEPERHPWLTSPKGSLSGDRQRIFELGATQLFRDSCPRTLNRPVRMPLLAQPVIEACLRAPSWMWFSGAQNRAIARQAFADELPQNVYTRKSKGTFTGFLGALYRRNRSGMRDFLLDGELHAHGLLDVDALVQFTQGELPRGDGSFMRIFQFCAMENWLRQQQ; this comes from the coding sequence ATGCGCCCGTCCTATCTCCTGCTGCACGACCCGCACGGCCTGGACCCAGAAGTACTGCAACGGGCACAACACGAAGAGGGCCTGCGCGTTCTGGTTCAATCAAACGCGCTCGCCCTGTTCGCCTCTGAAGGGACACGAGCGCTCCAACTCCCACGCGGGGCGATCATCGTTGGGGATCTCTATTCGCACGATGGCCACCCTGTCCTGGATGCCAACCAGCTGGACTGCGACGGAACCGATGCAGCTCCCCGGCGGCGCATCCTCAACGACTTCTGGGGGGAATACATCGTCATATCGCCAGACAGACACAACCCATCCAGCTTCAGCGTCATGCGCAGCCCGTCCCATGCCTGCGAACTTCCGTGCCTCTACTCTACGACCGATGGCGCAAGCTTTCTCACTTCGGATATTTCGCTCGCATTGCGACTCGGCATCTATCGCAAGCATGTCGACTTCGACACCCTGGCCCTTCGGCTGGTCTATCCAAGCCTGAAAGCGAGTCGGACCGGCCTCTCCGGAATCACCGAGCTACTTCCGGGATGTAGCGTCCAAATCTGTGAAGGCCGGGTCCGTGTCGATCAGGCGTGGAGCCCCTGGGGCTTCGTCGGCGCAGCCAACGCCTACGAGGACCCGGGCGAGGCTGCCACCGCGGTCAGGAACACCATCGAGTCCGTAGTAAGCACCCTGGCCTCTCAGGATGGAACCCTGCTGCTGGAGCTATCGGGCGGGCTGGATTCATCCATCATCGCGGTTTGCCTCAAGCAAGCCGCCGCCGAAGTGAAGTGCGCAACATTGACGGCTCCCGTGCCTGGCGCAGACGAACGCGAGTATGCGAACCCGATCGCGACCATGCTCGGTATCGAGCTCATCACGACCGAAGTCGCTTTCGGCGATGCCTTGCTGGAATTCCCTCTCCCACCAACGGCCGTCAATCCTGCAGTCGGAGCACTCCAGCATGTCTCCGACAAGCTGATGGAAGCCACGGCCGCACGGGTCGGTGCAAACAGCTACTTTTCCGGTGCAGGCGGTGACACGGTGCTCTGCTATCTCACGGATGCCTCGCCTGCGGCCGACGCCTTTCGTTCCGCCGGCGTCTCCCAGGGGTTTCGCACACTGCATGACCTTTCGACTTTTCATCAGTGCACCTACTGGAAGGCCGGTCGACTCGCCCTGAAAAAGCTCATGCCGTCCAGCACCCTGCCGTACAAGGCTGACACCTCGTTAGTGCCACAGTCCGTCGCTCTGCCTGAGCCTGAGCGCCATCCATGGCTGACATCGCCGAAGGGCTCCCTGTCCGGTGACCGACAGCGCATCTTCGAGCTGGGCGCAACGCAACTGTTCCGCGACAGTTGCCCTCGCACGCTCAATCGCCCCGTCCGCATGCCACTGCTCGCCCAGCCGGTCATCGAGGCGTGCCTGAGAGCACCAAGCTGGATGTGGTTTTCTGGAGCACAGAACCGGGCCATCGCCCGCCAGGCCTTTGCGGATGAGCTACCTCAGAACGTCTACACAAGAAAGAGCAAAGGGACTTTCACCGGCTTTCTTGGTGCGCTCTATCGCAGGAACAGAAGCGGCATGCGCGACTTTCTCCTCGACGGCGAGCTCCATGCCCACGGACTTCTGGACGTTGACGCGCTAGTTCAGTTCACGCAAGGCGAGCTGCCCCGGGGCGACGGATCCTTCATGCGCATCTTTCAGTTCTGCGCCATGGAAAACTGGCTTCGCCAGCAACAATAG